In Camelina sativa cultivar DH55 chromosome 16, Cs, whole genome shotgun sequence, a single window of DNA contains:
- the LOC104750206 gene encoding phosphoglycerate mutase-like protein 2 — MIHQSSMTSNLSFYISSVSLSPLPSIRRLSSLRCCSSPLPSHDMEAKQGQGLYPLHRCKTIHLVRHAQGIHNVEGEKNHDAYLSEDLFDAHLTPLGWQQVDNLQKHVKASGISKRIELVVVSPLLRTLQTAVGTFGWEGDKNGVDAPLLMVAGAGNSDRPAISSLNCPPFIAVESCREHLGVHPCDRRSNITKYRELFPAIDFSLIETDEDVLWKPNVREENKEIAARGVKFMNWLSTRKEKEIAVVTHSGFLYETLNSFGNDCDPAVKNEISTQFANCELRSIVLVDKCMNSSNPSVTNYPGKIPAGEDLPSDIAARK; from the exons ATGATTCACCAATCATCAATGACctcaaatctttcattttacatttcctctgtgtctctttctcctcttccttcGATTCGTCGCCTCTCTTCTCTTCGTTGTTGCAgctctcctcttccttctcaCG atatgGAGGCTAAACAAGGCCAAGGTCTTTACCCACTGCACCGTTGCAAAACTATAcatctg GTGAGGCATGCTCAGGGGATTCACAATGTagaaggagagaagaatcaTGATGCTTACTTATCTGAGGATCTCTTTGATGCTCATCTTACACCTCTTGGATGGCAACAA GTTGATAATTTGCAGAAACATGTTAAGGCAAGTGGGATTTCTAAAAGAATTGAGTTGGTTGTTGTGTCACCTCTCCTCAG gacATTACAAACTGCGGTTGGAACTTTCGGTTGGGAAGGTGACAAAAATGGCGTTGATGCACCTCTGCTTATGGTGGCAGGTGCAGGAAACAGCGACCGCCCCGCTATATCAAGCTTAAATTGTCCACCGTTCATTGCGGTCGAATCCTGCCGTGAACATTTG ggtGTTCATCCTTGTGACAGAAGAAGCAATATCACTAAGTACCGTGAATTATTCCCTGCAATTGATTTTTCACTG ATAGAAACGGATGAAGATGTCTTGTGGAAGCCTAATGTTAGAGAGGAGAACAAAGAAATTGCAGCCAGAGGCGTGAAGTTCATGAACTG GTTGAGtacaaggaaagaaaaagagattgcGGTTGTTACTCATAGTGGGTTTTTGTATGAAACATTAAACTCATTTGGAAACGATTGTGATCCAGCTGTGAAAAACGAGATTTCTACACA ATTTGCAAACTGTGAGCTCCGTTCAATTGTTCTCGTAGATAAATG taTGAACAGTTCAAATCCTTCAGTGACCAACTATCCCGGAAAAATACCTGCCGGAGAAGATCTTCCTAGTGATATTGCTGCTCGCAAGTAG
- the LOC104753497 gene encoding phosphoglycerate mutase-like protein 2, giving the protein MEAKLSQGLYPLHRCKTIHLVRHAQGVHNVEGEKNFDAYLSEDFFDAHLTPFGWQQVDNLHKHVKTSGISNRIELVVVSPLLRTLQTAIGTFGGEYNGVDAPPLMIAGAGNSGRHTIGSLNCPPFIAVESCREYLIWYGYLPFGVHPCDRRSNITKYCELFPAIDFSLIETEKKCFVEA; this is encoded by the exons ATGGAGGCTAAACTAAGTCAAGGCCTTTACCCACTACACCGTTGCAAAACCATACATCTG GTGAGGCATGCTCAAGGGGTTCACAATGTAGAAGGAGAGAAGAACTTTGATGCTTACTTATCTGAAGATTTCTTTGATGCACATCTTACACCTTTCGGATGGCAACAA GTTGATAATCTACACAAGCATGTTAAGACGAGTGGGATATCCAATAGAATTGAGTTGGTCGTTGTGTCTCCTCTCCTAAG gacTTTGCAAACTGCCATTGGAACTTTTGGTGGGGAATACAATGGTGTTGATGCACCTCCGCTTATGATCGCAGGTGCAGGAAACAGCGGTCGTCATACTATTGGGAGCTTAAATTGTCCACCATTCATTGCAGTTGAATCTTGCCGGGAGTATTTAATTTGGTATGGTTACTTACCTTTT GGTGTTCATCCTTGTGATAGAAGAAGCAATATCACCAAGTACTGCGAATTATTTCCCGCCATTGATTTTTCACTG atagaaacagagaaaaaatgttttgtggAAGCCTAA